From Vicia villosa cultivar HV-30 ecotype Madison, WI unplaced genomic scaffold, Vvil1.0 ctg.002408F_1_1, whole genome shotgun sequence, a single genomic window includes:
- the LOC131638759 gene encoding B3 domain-containing transcription factor VRN1-like, with the protein MVKDGKIRLPKDFTKKYSNDMVNPIFLKTPDEKKWEIHTVKADGDFWFQKGWKDFATYYSLAHGNMIVFQYEKTSHFMVHIFDKRTLEIEYPLHDIQHEQNNFVEISDDE; encoded by the exons ATGGTTAAAGATGGAAAAATA AGGCTTCCAAAGGATTTCACTAAGAAATATAGTAATGATATGGTAAATCCTATATTTCTCAAGACTCCAGATGAGAAAAAATGGGAAATACATACCGTTAAAGCTGATGGTGATTTCTGGTTTCAAAAGGGTTGGAAGGATTTCGCTACATACTATTCATTAGCTCATGGAAACATGATAGTGTTTCAATATGAGAAAACTTCTCATTTTATGGTTCATATATTTGACAAGAGAACCCTTGAAATTGAATATCCGTTGCATGATATTCAACATGAACAAAACAATTTTGTGGAAATTAGTGATGACGAATAA